From a region of the Nitrospirota bacterium genome:
- a CDS encoding HD-GYP domain-containing protein: MGPHRLLAPLDPFFTEPAVATAIDSLGASLRARDINTYAHSSRLIPYASKIGEVLSLSPDRLHILQCGALLHDIGKLVVHEQILSKPAPLSDPEWSVMRQHPASGYRIAAAASVPDAIARISLTHHEWYDGSGYPLGLKGKRISLEARICALVDVLDALTSTRSYRQPISFTEAALAIQAERGTHFDPLVVDAFLSVPVEVWVGLRPADALPSPTARDTIFDRFDKPNTKVIRSAGAHPPHFSDPVPHHVPSSAVHCSF, from the coding sequence ATGGGACCGCACCGACTCCTAGCACCGCTGGATCCGTTCTTCACAGAGCCGGCCGTCGCGACTGCGATAGACTCGCTGGGCGCATCGCTCCGCGCACGCGATATCAACACCTATGCCCATTCTTCCCGTTTGATTCCCTATGCCAGCAAGATCGGGGAAGTCCTGAGCCTCTCCCCGGACCGGCTCCACATCCTGCAATGCGGCGCCTTGTTGCACGATATCGGCAAGCTCGTGGTGCACGAACAGATTCTCAGCAAGCCGGCGCCTCTCTCTGATCCCGAGTGGTCGGTCATGCGACAACACCCGGCCTCCGGCTACCGAATCGCGGCCGCCGCGTCCGTGCCGGACGCCATCGCCCGCATCTCCCTCACACACCATGAATGGTACGACGGGTCCGGGTATCCGCTGGGGCTGAAAGGAAAGAGGATTTCGCTGGAGGCCAGAATCTGCGCGCTCGTGGACGTACTGGACGCCCTCACCTCAACCCGCTCCTACAGACAGCCGATCAGCTTCACAGAGGCCGCGCTCGCCATACAAGCCGAGCGTGGAACTCACTTCGACCCGCTGGTCGTGGATGCCTTCCTCTCCGTACCGGTCGAGGTCTGGGTTGGGCTGCGCCCGGCCGATGCATTGCCCTCACCGACGGCGCGGGACACGATATTTGACCGTTTTGACAAGCCGAATACAAAGGTGATACGGTCTGCCGGTGCGCATCCGCCTCACTTCTCCGACCCTGTTCCACATCATGTGCCTTCTTCTGCTGTTCACTGCTCCTTCTGA